AGAACACGATGGTGTTCTTGATGCCTTCTTGTGCAAAAATCTGGTACGGACCCATGAATTCGGAAAGAATTCTAATCGGGCGCCCGACATCGCTATCGATAAATTCCAGATTATGGTAGATCATTTTGCCGGGGGTCAGTTTGATTGCCTTTTTCGTTGCCATGGTAAACTCCTTGGTTGGGAACACCCAACAGCTATATTATATCCCTAAAATACACTCAAAAAGGCAAAAAGCAACAAAAAAACGCTTTTTTTCTACTTGCAAACAAAAAAAACTTTATATTTATAGCATGCTAGTAAAAATTTGGACCGACAGCTTTATCATCACGGGCGAAATCGATACGCTCCGCGATGAACGTCTCACGGACTACATCCGTGAAAACAAGGACTTTATTGCCGTCACGCAAGTGCGTGTGAGTGACAGGAGCGAAAAGGACCTGTTCCGTACGCACTTCTTGAACGTGAGTACGCGACATATCGAAATTATCTTACCTGCGGAATAATGCCAAGCGAATGCAATAGGCCCGGTAGCCTATTGCCGAAGCGCTGGATGAACATAAAAAGACCGCCCTAGTGGACGGTCTAAATTTTTTTTGCCTTAACAGGTCTTCTTGATTACATGAAGAACCAAGAGGCGTAAACGCCGGCCTTCAGGCCAAAGTCTAAGCGAGAATTGTCGACCGTGACAGAACCAAGAGCGTTGCTGGCTTCGGTGGATGTATAGGTGTAGTCGAAGCCGAGTCCAACCTTCCCCGTCAGAATAAAGTTGGGAACGATTTCTGCGTGGACGCCGAACATGAGGTCAATCAGGAAGTCGCCAGAAGATGCGGTCGTTTTGGTGTTGCTTGCAACATCGGTGGTTTCCGTTTCGCCGTTGCTCACGTAAATGAGGTCAATGCCAGCAGAGGTCAGCATAAGCGGCATGGGCAAGAAGTAGTCAAAGCCTGCGCCGATTGCAAGTCCGGTGTAGTTGTCTTCTGCATCCACTTCGGAAGAGACACCGCCAGCCGTGGTTTCGGTTGTGGTTTCGCCGTGGTGATAAAGGCCGATGATGCCGGTTACCATCATGCTTTCGTTGAGCTTAATCTTAACGTCGATTTGCTTCAGTTGCATATCGTTAAAATTCGAGGTGAGGCCCATGCCGATACCGAGGAATGCGGAACCGTCGGATTTGGCTTTCTTGGTGGCCTTAGTCGGCTTTGCAGGAGCTTCATCTTCTTCGTCGTCTGCAGCAGGTGCTTCAACGCGAGCCGGGGCGTCGTCTTCGTATTCATCTTCGTATTCGTCGTCCTGTGCGTAGCTGTAGGAGCACAAGGCGAGAGCCGTCACGGCTGCAAGAAACATTTTTTTCATAAGTTACTCCTTAAATGGGGGTTTCAAAAATCCATAAGGAATACTAATAAAAAATGTCCAAAAGTGTTATAACTTTTGCTAAAGTTTTACCATTCCATCGCAATTTTCTTGATAAGGAAGCGTCTTGACGCCTCGTCAAGCTTCTTGGGATCGAAATTGACGCCCATCAGGGCTGCGTAAATGTTGAACGGGCTGGCGGTGGTGCCCATGTTGTTACACTTGATTTTAAGGATAATGGCGCCGCCTGCAATTTGAATTCCAAGAATATGCTCGTTCAAGTTGATTTCTTGACCGCGGTGGTTGAGTACCACGGGGAGCGTCTTGCTTTCAAACTTTTCCATGATGCCTTCGGGAATGGATTCAGGCGTGAATGAATAAATCATTGCCGTCGGCATGTGCTTCGATAGCTTTTCCTTGAGCGGTTCTATGTTCACGATTTCCATGCCGCGCGGGAAGGGCCTCGAAAGTTCGGCCATAATCTTTGGCAGATTTTCCTTGGATATGTCGAGCGGTTGCAGAAGGTCTACGCTGATGACTTCGCAGTAGGTTTCAAGACCGAGCGGGAGTGCGCCCATGTTCGAAATGCGGGGTTTCGGACTGAAGCCTTCGCTGAACTTGATGGGAATGCCTGCGCAAAGGAACGTGCGTTCGAAGAAACTGAGCATGTTCTGGTGCGGCAAGAATCGGCTGAGGCCTGTTTTCTTGAAGGTAATCTTGTAGCTGTGGCAGCTCTTTTGCGTGGGGCGGCGTTCAGCGACAAGTTTCTTGATTTCTTCGGGCGTGCGGCTCGGAGCCTTGTGACGTACCGGGTCGTTAGCGAGTTTGATTTCGGCGCCGAAGCCCGGAATACCGCACTTCTGGCAATCACCCCATTTGCAGTTGGGCACGGGGGCGGAATCTTCCTTGAATGCTTTTTCCCATTCGCCGCGCAGGTACTGTTTGCTTGTACCGGCGTGAATGAAATCCCATGGGAACACTTCGTCTTTTTCGCGCATGCGGTACACCCAGCTGGTGTCATAGCCACATTCTTCCCAGACCTGCTGCCATTTTTCAAAATCAAAACGGTAAGAGTCGCTTTCGAAGATAATTCCCTTCTTGTAGGCGGCGTAAATCACGGGGCCGAGCCTGCGGTCGCCGCGGCTGTATATGGCTTCGAGGAAGCTTGTTTCCCAGCCGGCCCAGTTCACCTTCACGTTCGGGTGTCTAAAGAATCGTTCGCGCACGTAGCGGATATGCTTGAGGGCGGTTTCCTTGTCCATGAACGGAGCCCATTGCAGACCGGTAAAGGACTTCGGGATCAGAATGCCCATGCTCACGGCAATCTGGCATCCGCGCAGGTACTTGCGACCGATTTTCACGAGGTTTTCAATCAGGTTGCAGAACGCTTCCATATCCTGCTCGTTTTCGGTCGGGAAACCGATCATTGTGTACAACTTAATCTTGTTGAATCCGCTACTAAAGGCGTGTTCGGCGGCGTTGTACATGTCTTGGTCGCTGATGGTCTTATTGATCATCTTGCGGATTCGTTCGGAACCCGTTTCGGGAGCGAAGGTCGCGCTGCGGCCACCCTTGAGGGCAGAAATCTTTTGGGCGAGCGTTTCGCCGAAGGCGTTCACGCGGATACTCGGGAGACTTACATCTACAGTGTCGAAGAACGGGTCGTCAATGATGGAATCGGTCAGGCCTTCTACAGGCTTGTAGTCGGCGGTAGAGAGCGAAAGAAGTCCAAGTTCGCGTTCGCCGGTAGCCTTGATGCCTGCTTTGGCGATGTCCAAAACGTCATCGGGGTCAAGTTCTCGGCAGGGCCTGTACCAAATGCCGGCTTGGCAGAAACGGCAACCTTGGGCGCAACCGCGCATGACTTCGACGCTGAATCGGTTATGCACCAGCTGCATGTTGGCAATCAAGTTCTTGATGGGGTAGTTCTTCGGGTCCATTACCGGAATGAACTGCCTGCGCACTCCGTTCGTATTCTGGTAGCTGCCCTTGGCGGGTTCTGCAGGAACGATGTCGCCAAATTCATTGATGACAGTGGGGCGCAGACTCGGTACGTACACACCATCGATTTTAGACAAATTCTCTAGAATCTGGGCGCGGGGGAGTTTGGCCTTGCGTCCTTCGCCTACGCAGCGCAGGAACTTGATAATCATGTCTTCGCCATCACCAATCATGAAGGCGTCGAAAAAGTCTACGACCGGCTCGGGGTTTGCCATGGCAGGGCCGCCTGCCACCAGAATCGGATCTTCTTCACGGCGGTCTTTTTGCCACACGGGAATGCGCGCGATGTCAAGCACGTAGGGCACATTCGTAAAGTTGAGCTCCGTCTGGAGCGTCATGCCGACCACTTCGAAATCACGCACCGGTGTATAGCTTGCGTAGCTGTACAGCGGAATGTCGTATTTTTCCATTTCTTTTGCCATGTCGTCCCACGGAGCAAAGGAAACTTCGCACAGCAAGTCCGGTTCGCGGTTAATGACATGGTACAGAATGCGGATTCCGTTATTGCTCATGCCGATTTCGTACTTGTCGGGGAACACAAATGCCATGCGGCAAAGCATCTGGCTGTGGTCCTTTACGACACTGTTCGCTTCGCCACCCATATAGCGGGCGGGGGATTCGACAGCGGGGAGGGCAAGGGCAATCTTTTCAAGAATGGTCATATTTACAAATTTAGCTAAGTTCCTGTTTTTTTGCGTTTATTTATGAGTCGGCTGTCAACAATTTCCCTTTTTAAGCTACATTTAATGACATGAGCATGTTTACTTATTTCTTTTGGCTAGTTGCGTTTGTCACAGGTGTCGTCATCGCATTCTTTGTGCCTGAGACGACGGTTCCCATTAGTGGCAAGTTCGTTTTTATCGGGGCATGGGGCGCTGTTCTTGGCTTGGTGCTCTATAATGTGTGCAAGCGTAAGCTCGACATTGCCGAAGAAGACTTTAATGAAGCGCTTTATTCCATCAAGGATTCGAAGTTGACTATGTCGTCCGGGATTTCTGTGAATGAACCCGATCCGATGGCCTCCGCTCCTGAACCCGAAGATATGCCTCTTCCGTCGGGTGCAATTTCTTCGAAAGAAGCTCTTGCTAAAAAGGTTGATGAAATTTGCGTCAAGTTCCCTCTGGATGCCTGGAAAAAGTATACACGCTGCCTTTTGAAGGATCGCCCGGTCCCC
The Fibrobacter sp. UWB10 genome window above contains:
- a CDS encoding TIGR03960 family B12-binding radical SAM protein, producing MTILEKIALALPAVESPARYMGGEANSVVKDHSQMLCRMAFVFPDKYEIGMSNNGIRILYHVINREPDLLCEVSFAPWDDMAKEMEKYDIPLYSYASYTPVRDFEVVGMTLQTELNFTNVPYVLDIARIPVWQKDRREEDPILVAGGPAMANPEPVVDFFDAFMIGDGEDMIIKFLRCVGEGRKAKLPRAQILENLSKIDGVYVPSLRPTVINEFGDIVPAEPAKGSYQNTNGVRRQFIPVMDPKNYPIKNLIANMQLVHNRFSVEVMRGCAQGCRFCQAGIWYRPCRELDPDDVLDIAKAGIKATGERELGLLSLSTADYKPVEGLTDSIIDDPFFDTVDVSLPSIRVNAFGETLAQKISALKGGRSATFAPETGSERIRKMINKTISDQDMYNAAEHAFSSGFNKIKLYTMIGFPTENEQDMEAFCNLIENLVKIGRKYLRGCQIAVSMGILIPKSFTGLQWAPFMDKETALKHIRYVRERFFRHPNVKVNWAGWETSFLEAIYSRGDRRLGPVIYAAYKKGIIFESDSYRFDFEKWQQVWEECGYDTSWVYRMREKDEVFPWDFIHAGTSKQYLRGEWEKAFKEDSAPVPNCKWGDCQKCGIPGFGAEIKLANDPVRHKAPSRTPEEIKKLVAERRPTQKSCHSYKITFKKTGLSRFLPHQNMLSFFERTFLCAGIPIKFSEGFSPKPRISNMGALPLGLETYCEVISVDLLQPLDISKENLPKIMAELSRPFPRGMEIVNIEPLKEKLSKHMPTAMIYSFTPESIPEGIMEKFESKTLPVVLNHRGQEINLNEHILGIQIAGGAIILKIKCNNMGTTASPFNIYAALMGVNFDPKKLDEASRRFLIKKIAMEW